The Pieris napi chromosome 20, ilPieNapi1.2, whole genome shotgun sequence genome segment ATCTTTCTAGATAGAATGGGCTCCGCGGTTTGCAAGTCTCTGTATTGCACAGTTAGTAGAATATGTGCAGTACCACCCAAGCAAAGGAATTCCTCCGGAGAGAATTCATACTATAGGATACAGTGTTGGTGCCCATATTCTAGGCCTTGTAGCTAACCACATAACAGAAGGAAAACTAGGAAGGATTacaggtatatttatttataaagtaaataatattaatcagtttatttacaacatattatgatacatataataacaatttgttaGAGTATGTAAGTGAGAAACAATATAACAGAATACTGAATACAGTTAAATCAACAATAAAAGCAAATCTagaaatttacattaatttcaatataagTTAAGTTTAAaggttgttattttatatatataatatataaacttaataCTGTTAGTTTATAGTAATGTCCTAGCTATAGTTTtctaaacttttttaaaaaactaatatttttgtgaagtgtttattattatcttatgATCTATTTTCAGGTTTAGACCcaacaatatttttctacaTGGGAAATAATCGTTCGCGAGATTTAGATTATACTGACGCAGAATTTGTAGATATTTTTCACACTGGTGCCGGCATTCTTGGTCAATGGGGTCCGAATGGACATGCCGACTTTTATGTCAACGGAGGGTCCAGCCAACCTGGCTGTGCTCATGATACTATTTttcgtatgtattattattactaatatccTAGTTATCTATGCATCTTAGAATAACAAGGGTAAGATGTAGAAACGAAATTTAGCGCTAAGATCCCCGTACGTAAAAGTTTATCTGATTTTGTCATACGGGAGTCATAGTTTTTGAATATAACCCTAAGCCACTTCGCGGAATTTCCCTTTTAGTTCAGCGCTACCTTGTGATAGTCTTTGACGTAAAAGTATAGTTCTAAATACTAAAGGCATGCTATTAAAGTTTAGCGCCATCTCGtgattgtatttataaacgtAGAAGTCAAGAGCAAgaagttctttagtgctttagcgcgttgcgagtgaacgctaaaaatagctttttttaagacagtgtatgccgaatgcctagccggtttgtttttgtataaattgtttttaacgttccacaaacattcgtgaacaacatattcagacacaaatttgatagttgtatcttccgaccatttagccatctttaagaatcaaaaaacacgcacgcgtttcacggcacttatgcactctcctaaagatttgactaaattacgtgtttacacacaacaagggaagatctcggggggtgcgcgggcgcgggaggggtatcacttgaaacaaaaataaaaagcgattctattttgattcaacttgaaagtcaagtagaaccgtactaaagaaagtagcgtttactaaagcaagtagcgtttacatgtttcaactaaagtactatcctaaagcactctcctaaacactaagataatgtaaatcggccttaacttGTACttcataaaaagtatttaatattgatgAGCCACATTAAACTTTcttcacaaaaaataaaaaatatatgaagatgtaaaatacaatatatacgtatatgaaTGGAATGGCAAAAACCCAGGACCATACCGCGCATGCGCCAATTCGAATGCTGTCACAAGGAATATGCCATAGATGGCGTACGTGGCCTAATAGCTCAAAGACCTAGATATAGAGTGTGCCAaagtcattataatttattgctcAAATTCAATGattctttattgttttaactaatcatattaataattgtttacagAAACCTTATCATGTGACCATACTAAAGTAACGCCGTACTTCATAGAGTCAATAAACAGCCGTACTGGTTTCTGGGCTGGACCATGTCCCAGTCTTTTTTCCTACCTCATAGGCTGGTGCGAGCCCAAAGACACTGAGTATGTACTGATGGGTGAACATGTTACGCATAAGTAAGTTTACGTTATTACTCAAAAATGAAGTATTCATATCAGTATATTCAGAATCGAGGCTTACGGTACTTCCATATGTCAAAGCCCTACGGGAGTCAGACTTTGAGCTGTCTTAATTCTGAGTTAAAACTCTTAACAAAACTTaagtaaaatgtttgtttgcaatggtaatatattatatattgaatCACAATACAAATGTTGgttgaaaaattttttttttcattccaATTAGCAACGAAATACAATccctataaagaaaaaacccGTTACAGacacaattatattaattaaaattaatgataaaaacaaaCCAAAGCtacgagtactataattattggtctttgatattttgtgactttttttcttaataggtgatcagcctgaaACGTGATTTTAGGAAAACAtagtttttgtatatgtaatgTGATGATCAGTATTGGCCAAGTATCAAGAAACAGATACTGAAATCCAGACTTCAGTGGCCTGTGACCTATCCGAGAACTGTACATTTGAAATGTTTGCAGAGCACGCGGTGTGTACTACGTCACGACGAATGCAAAGCCACCTTATGCCAGAGGATTCCCCGGCAAAGGCCGAAGAGTCAGATCCTTAATACCATATAGATAACTGTGATACTAATGTTAACTTAACTTGCCTCTAACTCAGAGTTACCTTTTGTACCTACCTCAAAATTGTTACAAAGTGTGCCTCGGTGTAAATTTTGTAGTCTATTGCTGCAGTGATAAATAACCGTTTTTATGTTGGCAATACTGTTTTGTCATTAGCGCCATCTCGTGATAGTTCGGGAAAAATTACAGGAGTCGCAAGCTACAACGAAATTAAGAAGtttctttatgtatttaaCAGATGGCGTTGTGATAGTTTTCAGTTTTGCTTCTAAGTTGTACGTCTTAAAAGTTTTTGGTAGCGTTGATGAAccacataaaattaaatctaacaatttatacaaaaagccatgaaataatagtaatttagtAATTGTCTTAAtacctatatgaaaaaaaaaaaaactatatttctgTGAATAATTGAAATGATGGGTAGGAATTAAAAAGTTCTATTTTCTCATTGAcgagtattattttttgtggccGAATCGCAGAAGTGATTGCTATATGATGTAGGTCAATCACTCATTTAGACATGTACttcagaatatgattttgtcaaacattataaacttaattttgtcaagcgtttttaaggcactttTTGCCACGACTAACtagaaccagctacccacttcTTAAGAGGGCGGCAACGCACATGCGAGTTTTCTGGCAGTGTgtcatgggcggcggtatcacctATATATCAGCTGAGTCACCTGCCCGTGGCCCCTTTTCTATAAAACAGTTTACGTCGAATTACTtctactatttattaaaactaattcaGTAATTTCACTCTTTTAACTTAAGTACTCTTTCGTCTCCTTCTGTCAAATTTGGTTTACGATATAATGATAAGAGACAATTtgactttagttaaaacggtgacctaatttatttttatatatattacaatgtAAGGTTTTGGTCAAAGGTTGACCGAAATATCATTAAATGTTAGCATTTGAAGGATTGGCCAAATCATGAAGTGATCAATTCTTCAAAAAGTCTTCGAAATGTAGTTAACTGAAATTTAAAGTcatgtatatttttcatattgatTTATGTTTTTCCTATTTATTTTGGGATAGTTTTATATGTTCTTTTTAACCAACTTCAAAAAGGAGatttattgtatgtttattaGTGTTTAGTTGTTCTCTTAACAATCcttcacaataaaaaaaaataatttcttgaaGCAAATTAACAAGctataatttgatttgttctttaatcataaaaatcaaatttgaaTAATTGGATTACTTACAACAAAATTATCTTTTGTCTCcttctattaaatttaattaatgatgtaatgaaaagagacgtaataataaatttgttaaaattggaCGTTAATCTTTACTAAGTGGGCTCAATACATGTATATAAAGGTGAATCGTAATTATAATTCTTGTACAGAAAttctttttaagtaaaaaatagaatatgaaacaatattgtgttttatttgtatatgaaattaaaagttgCCAAAAATACAGCCAACATtggtactctgtaacttccaatggCGAATGGAAGAAAAATGGTAAACAGCTCCAATCAGACAAGTCTAACCAATGACTGGCAGTGGCAGTGACCGAAGGCCGCAGTGGCTGTTTGTAATGGAATCTTGATGTTGGCCTCAAGGGCCTTTTTCGGCTCAGCTCAGGCTGTTTTGGCAAGCGTAGCTCTGCCGGAAATGGGAGTTTTGACGACTgcaagggcgtctcctgcGAGAATTGGACCTTGGCTTAGGACGCCGCGGGTTGTGAATCTCCTGAAGGACAGGACGGAAGCTCACTGGAGTAAGCGAAAGGCGAAGTAatctttttgaatttaaattctaCCCCGGTGGAGGCGGTAATATACTCTAATATTGATTTGCTTTGACGCGCGGGCGGCTTTTAATTTGTGATTAGCTTACTTGATGGGATCTTCAGGATTCGTTAATTTTTGTTGGAGCATCCTACGGGACTTTTTTGTCGGGAAGGCGTGCCCAGCAGTGGCTAAGGTTGAGCAGTTATATATAGCGGCCGGAATAACTTCGTTCTTATTAGCGAATGTGCAGCGCATTCGCGGCATAATCGCCAGATGTGGACGCACCCTAATGTATAATGTTATTGCAGTGATTGTAGCTACAAACGTTTTGGTATGCAATTTTCTTGTCAGTACTTTAACTCTCACTAGCGATTCTAATAACAAgatagtttttataaacattgaaTACTTACAACGCGACGGCGATATTTGTCAAGTTAGCTAATGCTAAGTATAGATGGCGCTTTTTCATTCGCAACCTAGATAACGTTTTAGTATGAAATTACAATGTAGCTACCTTAATATCCGTAACCATGGATATAAGAATCGCTGTCGggatctatctatctatctagtTACAGAGTAAAGGCTCTACCCTCTGATCTCTATATCTACCTATCAGTTTCCTTTATATGCAAGAAGTGCTAACATACatcgattaaaaaatattttaaattgcatcCGGAGTATCGCATGTCCTAAGAGAAAAGGGTAAGTAACAAatcaagcaataaaacaatattcaatTTCCAAACATATATTCAGGAAGATAATGTTACCATTTCTCACCAAAACGAACTACTgaaattaactaaatttattgAGATCAAATATCACAGAATATTGATGAACAAAAACTACAACTATATGGCAATAATCTTAAAAcctaacaaaaaatttaaaacgtcgataaaatatattgattctACTAACAAATTAAAGTCGTAAAAACGTTAACTCAAGATGGCGAAAGATATAACGATAGGCCGTTATACGATAActaattcatttgttttatttacatacttaaattatataataaattaaataaatgtttttcataATACTTAAACTTATTTCTGATTCTCTCTCCCTTTGTCAGTGAAAATACAAAGCGTGCACTACGAATTCAGGTTTTCAGTTTCTTCTCttgtttacatataatatataagttagcaatataacatacataagcttatatatatgaatttgTTATCTGcgatttgtatttataatattcgcCTACGTTGAGAATAGATTCTTGggaagatataatatatatatatagtttgcAATACATTTATCGTAATAGTTATATGAAACATTTGTACTTTTatgttgtattaaattaagtttaaacagtTCTAAAAAAgtcaatacaaataaaaacttttacgtTATAAATCTAATTATCCATTCGTGTGATGTGattaagatataataaattaactaataatgtttaattttcctatattatttcaaatgtatTAGATGAACAACTTTTAGCTATGTTTCCTTACAGACCGATTTTTACCAACTTTAATAAGCTTTTATcacatacataaaaaacaaacagatATTTTACTGCCTAATATGATAGCTACAAAGCAAATATGGTATTTGTCAAAATATCCAATgttatttttctactatatacttttaattcGTATTACAGTGTttgattatatgtattatgataTAATGTTATTGCTACACAATTCAcaagatattttctttatatttacattacgaTTATTGAgtcataacataaaataaccgTGCAATtccataattaaattacagcAAACATAAATGAAGTATATGAAGGTAGCATAATCTTTTACGGACTTAAAAAATCGGAAGGAAATTTACTGTACCATTTTACAACCATACAAGGTTCTTACTATACCCGCCTGTACTGTCGTACCCAGACTGAAGCCGAACTATCAAATCGCGTTACCTCGAAATGGAGCATAGCGCAGACACATTCCTGACATAAGAAAGACTATGTTTTTAGCAAGTTAAGATCTGTCTGTGACTATTTTTGTCAACACTACGGTTTtccaaactatttaaaaaaaaacatctgtCAACATACGATGTTAATTACACTATTCTAACAatgtttgttaaaattgcaaaaagaTTATGCTACAAACTACAAACACTAGTTACCACTTAAATATGTTAAGCGGCGCAtttacagcattaaaaaagcAACTTCTACTCAGAATCTAATCAGTAATTGACGAATCAGTGCTCAGTGCGAGGAACTAATCTAGAAATTTACACACTATTTACAAGCACGGACTTAATGCATAATTATTCTCCTCCCGTTGTCTCAACGCTTGATCATATATGAATGCGTTTCATCACTGAAATTCAAtggaattaataaaactagctTAGGTAAGATTCAGTGTCCAGACTTAGCACTAAGACTTAACGCTGAATTTTACCCTTAGCTGAATTTTATGTTTACTACGCTTGCTTGTTTCCATGGGAATGAATTTCaaatactgataatttttattactgctCGGATTTATTACGAATAAcaagttaattattaaacttaaattttcagcgatataagaaacgttttgtcGCTAGTGTGTTAAGtgcaatattattaaataaactaagtaCATGCAATAAACTGTCCGTGCCTTATGaatctaatatttaaatatactaacaTCAAAATATTGTCCATTATCCTAaactacaattatttataacatcaCATTCAATACAGATTGGTATATACACAGATTAACGAAATATCAAagaagttaaatattaattatccgAATCAtagcaattttaaatattaaaataaataaaaagacttcttaaatataatttttgtttaaatctaGATTATTGAGACATTATTATCGTCacaaattattcataaatatactataaacCCAATTATTTACtgaatgttttgttattattactctTATGATACTTTTTACTCATTTAAAAGAAGCAAATAACTCTTGATAccttttgatttttaattgaagtattcattatttattttctggaaaataaaaaaacattaaacattgtttatgTTAAAACCTTGTGGTACGACttcatattaagtaataaaataaacgtcAAAAGTGATAAAACAATAGCTATTTTAGgcttatagtatttttataaaatcattattctatataatattaattattattaaaatctaatgtGCTTTCGCATTATTGTCGACACAGCCTTATAGAGTGAGATCACCCcgtaaaaagaaattattgtgttattcttatattaaaaataaatattaatactatatttacttatattaaagatctatataaaaaccaaagtactgataaagtaaattaatggATTTTATTTCCATTACGACTACGAAAACTTCTTAAACTCGAATTTATTGCCTCAATCACGACAGCTGAAAAGAATTTGGATTAAAAACCTAATATGTATCACTAATATCATTAAAAACTAAgaataaacacaatttttcgcaataataaataatctaactTATTGTAATCTACGTACacgattattatttcatattattacaTTCGGTGCTCTGTAACGAGTCTAAGGGATCGGTACCCTTACGCCATTGTTTTGGACATTGTGAAAATTAtcacttaaatatatatatatgcacaATCCGGCCCTACAAatacattacaaataatatctataactTAGTCATTGCggtgttaaattattaaaatactaaaagtgATTTCGTTGTCAACATGCTGATGAGtagtgaaaattaattttcttatattttaagtgaaattTAATGATAACTATGTGTAAAATACATATGATACTACGAATACATATACAAGAAATTTTCTAGTTGATTTTTACAAACCAGAATTGACGGTGTAgagatatgttaaaataactttttatttttacattatcattaattctaaaagactaaattttaaaatgatttaaagtTCGCATTGAAGGAAGACAGTTTAATGTGAAAATCACATAAAATTATCCAAAACATATGATAATTCTCACTGATGTCCAAAAGCCTCCTCTATCTTCACATTTAAATCTACTTCTTTCATATTTCATACggcattttattgaaaatatagaACCTATGAcaaaacgaataaaaattaattcagaagcctaatataaacaaaacctatttttataaattaaaagtaaaaacttattatccacctctagtaaaatatatactttacacatgctcatttattattaccaaAGGTAATCCaatattattctaaatatacatattcgAGTCGAacccaaaatatttttaagtaatattgcATTCTGATACTACCTAagacattattattgtcataatttgtttatatacaaTCACACAATTACTACCATTAAAAGGATATATTTGACCAAAACCTTGTCCCTTTATCattcttaattaaatgtagAATCTTATCTGCTATATCTACCACTTATAATACTGTATAGGTTCTGTCGATATTAATGATGTTGTTCGCACTTATGCAGTTCGAAATCTATACTAACAGTTCACAATATGAAAATGAACTCCGAAAGAAAACTTATAAACATACGAAATACCAAGCGTTGTTTTATCAACTTATTGTCTTTAATCGCACGTTATTGTCAATAATAGAGTATTGTCAATTTATTATCAGCATCATATTCAATATagcctttttaaaaatagaataaaaataatcaggagatcatctgatgttaagtgataccgcacGGGCACTCTACCAGAAAGGTAGATAAAATCAACTGGTTGCTAATATAggtttatatttcttttttttaaatatcaactTTGACGTAGCTCACATAATGTTTGACTGtacgttaattatttattttttaagatatgCTCACATATTGTAgatctacataataatttcgctgcattgttttttataacaccatgcgcctattttattttagtatagtagtttttttgtttaaatcaatatatacaaaatattgtaaaaaacattttaaaagagAAAGTATGGAGTTTGTTGCCCATTCTTTTCCATATGAAACTATCTTTTGGAACGGGCAACtagtcattttttttaaatatttttatatactggCTTTCAAAAGTAcctttttaataggcctaattgaaataaatgatttgactttgagcTCACGGTGTTTGTAATCGGTGATTTATATGCCTATTCATAAGACTTTTTCTAGACATCAGGAATTAGGCAGGCTAAAATAGATTGCCAGtgaatataattgtattatattaaatctgATTTCAAAATTGCAACCCTAGTATTTGATACCattataaaaaggttatatGAATACGATGCTTAATACAACTTAACTTAATTTGCATTTTAACAATTGCCGCCATAACCAAACATTCTACTtctcaaatttaaattgttatttttaccattaaatataaatcgtACCTTGTCTGAAGGTAACCTGACTCTAATATATCGAGTTATTTACAACTATATATTCTACTTTAAGTAGTTCTTGTCGAGATAGACAAGCGGTATATATGTAACACTGAAAAACACCTGGCTATATACTTAgcttaataatacaatttttaaatagcgtGGTTTTGATTAATAATGTACAATATTGACACCGACactaagcatttttttttagattttttttattttgtcaaagCGATATACAATTTgcagtatatatttatatgaataattataagattcaatattattttaaataatattatgtgaaGTTTTCACTGACAAAGGGAGagattttctattgtttaatgaTTAGCgaagaaaacaattaaaaaagaaagatgATTACATTACTTCCTTTATctcaacattttagttaaatttctaCGCCtatcatacatttattttataatttgaagtacatacaattctataatattaaaaagtatttcgtTCATATCAATGTAagagtatattataaacatttttcaacaagtaGGTATGACATGTAGCAACAAGGACGAGACAGAAATAGGAGGAAGGTTTTAAACGAACATCCTAAACATTCACACAAGTTTAAGTGCGAACTAGCATTAATCATAATGACtctgtttttaatttagtgtctctttctgttaaattatatttaagctGAGTTGAAAAGAGATCAATGCCTGGTTATGTGACTGTTTTAGTGAATTAGGCGGTGACTGTCAAAATCTGATGCGCATTTAACGGGTTTAGTCGCACGTAAACTTGTTTTTAAAGCTTAGtctaaatttgtataaacatatttttttgttctccatatgaattgaattttatttctcCCAACAAATGAAAGCTTTACCAGAagcaaacatacatacaaatattaaacaggATTTGATACATGATATGCAAAAACATCGCAATTTATATCTACATTTTTGTACAATAATCAACGCTTGATTGCGTAACAACAGATGACGAAAAATCGAAAACTATCCTAAGCGTATCagcattttaaagataaacaacaaataaaatttggatttattaactttatagGACATCTATATTGATAAAAGCTAACATATGAAgaacaatacatatttttctacctaattgtaaaaaatagttGACGTACCCCGAGACTGCAACGCCATGGTGTTGAGGTCAAAATACACTACGATTTACTgtatcaaatattatatagaagaaagatttattttgtacatttatttttaaacaaaattctattaaatttatcaatcAATTATAGAGTCATCCCTGAGTGACACGCGTGCGGCTGTTTATttccaaaaatgttttaaaatataacagcATAGCAACCGGGTCTGCTAATTaatctataattatattttgttgttgtttaaCGCTGCAAATAGttaagataaattttaatatgtcaCAAAATAGTTGTAAATCAATTGGTTCTGCTTCATCGggagatatttaaaaaaagagtcTTCTAATAGTTTTACGTAAATATGAGGAAAATTTTCATATTGGAATAGGGAAAAAAACTCACCCTTATTAACTTTCTTACACTGTTATAACTAGTCATCATGAAAAGAGAcaattactttagttaaaacagagTAAGACAGATAAGAATAAGTCTTTTCATTAAATACGATGTGCCTTACGTGTTTTGTAGTGTATTTTGACCGAAGGTTAAAGTTTAATATGTGCCATCATCAGTCAGATCCTGGTAGGACTCCGCTGGTGGCTGTATAGGTTCAGCTTGGTACAAAGCCCCGGAAACAAATGGATTGTTGGGGACATGCTGTTGGGGCGCGGGCGGGCGGGGCGGTGCAATGGCACCGTATGCTGGTGGCTCTGAGCTCTTCAGTGGGGCTGAAGGTTGTTCCGACTGTTGACAATAATTACATGTCTATAATAGATTGTCTTTggtcaaatatatattttaataacatttctatttgTTACTGATTAAGTAGCGtaagggtgcgtacagactatgtaacatgtcatataacttgtgttttataacacgtccacattatgtaaccttgttattcaacattataacataaaacaatactgtacacattagaataacaatgcaata includes the following:
- the LOC125059922 gene encoding phospholipase A1 member A is translated as MVTNAQWLLVIGITALQFSVSKTQRENLIGDEREKPQTARDVFNTTSCIPPPYRCPHPRMQFFLYTRSTQEKGELINTLDNDSLKYSKFNPKHPTKIVVHGFGGGRNLSPSTDMRNAYFKRGNYNIFIVDYGTLVKEPCLGQIEWAPRFASLCIAQLVEYVQYHPSKGIPPERIHTIGYSVGAHILGLVANHITEGKLGRITGLDPTIFFYMGNNRSRDLDYTDAEFVDIFHTGAGILGQWGPNGHADFYVNGGSSQPGCAHDTIFQTLSCDHTKVTPYFIESINSRTGFWAGPCPSLFSYLIGWCEPKDTEYVLMGEHVTHKARGVYYVTTNAKPPYARGFPGKGRRVRSLIPYR